One segment of Oceanotoga teriensis DNA contains the following:
- a CDS encoding energy-coupling factor transporter transmembrane component T, with protein sequence MKKYKVNPLTLLYVNMLFPFVLMFTSSLTAIIICFLISSGFLLFFNEKKRLLKFSIIFLIFLLIFQFQDYLDSGKFKMFFELINYIALKIIPVLMIASILFYNIQTSELLSALNNLKLPKNLIIGITVAFRFFPTFGHEFKFIKQTMKMRNISMSILKPFKSLEYFLVPMLFRCSLLADELTSAGLTKGIECDVKRSSIYDVKIKKFDIFIMILSTIMTIGVLI encoded by the coding sequence ATGAAAAAATACAAAGTAAATCCTTTAACACTTTTATATGTTAATATGCTTTTTCCTTTTGTTTTGATGTTTACTTCTTCTTTAACTGCAATCATAATATGTTTTTTAATATCTTCGGGTTTTTTATTATTTTTTAATGAAAAAAAGAGATTATTAAAATTTTCAATAATATTTTTAATATTTCTTCTCATATTTCAATTTCAAGATTATTTAGATTCTGGAAAATTTAAAATGTTTTTTGAACTTATTAATTATATAGCTTTAAAGATAATACCAGTACTTATGATAGCTTCAATTTTATTTTATAATATTCAAACGAGTGAATTACTTTCAGCTTTAAATAATTTGAAACTTCCAAAAAATCTTATAATTGGTATTACCGTAGCTTTTAGATTTTTTCCGACTTTTGGTCATGAATTTAAATTTATCAAACAAACTATGAAAATGAGAAATATATCTATGAGCATTTTAAAACCATTTAAAAGTTTAGAATATTTCTTAGTTCCTATGCTTTTTAGATGCTCATTACTTGCAGATGAATTGACTTCCGCTGGATTGACAAAAGGTATAGAATGTGATGTTAAAAGAAGTTCTATATACGATGTTAAAATAAAAAAATTTGATATTTTTATAATGATTTTATCCACAATAATGACAATAGGTGTTTTAATATAA
- a CDS encoding MptD family putative ECF transporter S component: MKFKTKDYVFLGITGALYTALYFVIIMSFYAIGLGAFFHIISPGIFALIGGTIITFIVSKCSKFGTFTILSIIIMILMSLFGGGYLPWILTSLTTAILADIISFKFGYKKTLTLGISYGILSVGQAMGSIIPVWFFVDSYKETFERRGMTPEGMNEMINAAKGIMGFYALILVFILAFIGILIGKAILKKHFENQ; the protein is encoded by the coding sequence GTGAAGTTTAAAACTAAGGATTATGTATTTTTAGGTATTACAGGTGCTTTATATACCGCTTTATATTTTGTAATTATTATGTCTTTTTATGCCATTGGACTTGGAGCCTTTTTCCATATCATATCTCCTGGAATTTTTGCTTTAATAGGTGGTACTATTATAACTTTTATAGTTTCTAAATGTTCTAAATTTGGTACATTTACAATATTGAGTATCATAATAATGATTCTCATGTCATTATTTGGTGGAGGTTATCTTCCTTGGATTTTAACTTCTTTAACAACGGCAATATTAGCTGATATAATAAGTTTTAAATTTGGTTATAAAAAAACATTGACTTTAGGTATTTCTTATGGTATTTTATCTGTTGGCCAAGCAATGGGAAGTATAATACCTGTTTGGTTTTTTGTGGATTCTTATAAAGAAACATTTGAAAGAAGAGGGATGACTCCTGAGGGAATGAATGAAATGATAAATGCCGCTAAGGGTATTATGGGTTTTTATGCTCTTATTTTAGTATTTATACTCGCCTTTATAGGTATTTTAATAGGAAAAGCTATATTAAAAAAACATTTTGAAAATCAATAA
- a CDS encoding ABC transporter ATP-binding protein, with protein sequence MINYKNVGFKYSDSKTNNLKDISFSIKKGELVLLTGLSGSGKSTISKCLNGLIPNLIEGDLEGCVYIDNKSLNDKKIHEISKNVGSVFQDPRGQFFTTNTTSELAFTMENYGLSKDKIQKRIENVCKILNLNSILDKNILNISSGERQKLSIACALTMNPNILLFDEPSSNLDYKNTLNLRDILLDLKSKGYTIIIAEHRLFYLKNIIDKMIYIEDGKIKNIFLKEDLNHIEDKNLRVFDIFKSKFKNIGKNNTEEILSLKRIYFKNILKDISFKTYKGDITAIIGKNGVGKTTLAKLISKIEKPNSGEIKLKGKSIFIMQDTDYQLFGSSVYQELKIGNPKITDKKIDEALKKVGLSSVKNKHPFSLSGGQKQRLTIALAYVSESDLIILDEPTSGLDAINMQKISDLIKDLSNNHAILIISHDFEFITNVCNSAIYLEDGKVSKEFNFKKDEEEQLINIFKELNL encoded by the coding sequence TTGATAAATTATAAAAATGTTGGATTTAAATATTCAGATAGCAAAACAAATAACTTAAAAGATATTTCCTTTTCAATAAAAAAGGGGGAATTAGTTCTTTTGACTGGATTGAGTGGTAGTGGTAAATCTACAATTTCAAAATGTTTAAATGGTTTGATTCCAAATTTAATAGAAGGCGATTTAGAAGGATGTGTTTATATCGATAATAAATCTCTAAATGATAAAAAAATACATGAAATAAGTAAAAATGTTGGTTCTGTTTTTCAAGATCCGAGAGGTCAATTTTTTACAACTAATACTACTTCTGAACTTGCTTTCACTATGGAAAATTATGGTCTTTCAAAAGATAAAATTCAAAAGAGAATAGAAAATGTCTGTAAAATTTTAAATTTAAATAGTATCTTAGACAAAAATATACTCAATATATCGAGTGGAGAAAGACAAAAATTAAGCATAGCTTGTGCTTTGACTATGAATCCTAATATTCTTTTATTTGATGAACCTTCTTCAAATCTTGATTATAAAAATACGTTAAATTTAAGAGATATTTTATTAGATCTAAAATCAAAGGGTTATACTATAATCATTGCCGAACATAGGCTTTTTTATTTAAAAAATATCATAGATAAAATGATTTACATTGAAGACGGAAAAATTAAAAATATTTTCTTAAAAGAAGATTTAAATCATATTGAAGATAAGAATTTAAGAGTTTTTGATATTTTCAAAAGCAAATTCAAAAATATTGGGAAAAACAATACTGAAGAAATTCTTTCTTTAAAAAGAATTTATTTTAAAAATATTTTAAAAGATATATCTTTTAAAACTTATAAAGGTGATATCACAGCTATTATAGGGAAAAATGGTGTTGGAAAAACAACACTTGCCAAATTGATTTCCAAAATAGAAAAACCAAATTCCGGTGAAATTAAACTTAAAGGAAAATCAATTTTTATAATGCAAGATACAGATTATCAATTATTTGGTAGTTCAGTTTATCAAGAATTAAAAATAGGAAATCCTAAAATAACTGATAAAAAAATTGATGAGGCTTTAAAAAAAGTGGGTTTGAGTTCTGTAAAAAATAAACACCCTTTTTCTTTATCTGGTGGACAAAAACAAAGGCTTACAATAGCTTTAGCTTATGTTTCTGAATCAGATTTGATAATTTTAGATGAACCAACAAGTGGATTGGATGCAATTAATATGCAAAAAATCTCTGATCTTATTAAAGATTTGTCTAATAATCATGCTATTTTAATAATTTCACATGATTTTGAATTTATAACTAATGTATGCAATAGTGCAATTTATTTAGAAGATGGAAAAGTTTCAAAAGAATTTAATTTTAAAAAAGATGAAGAAGAACAATTAATTAATATTTTTAAAGAACTTAATTTATAG
- the pdxT gene encoding pyridoxal 5'-phosphate synthase glutaminase subunit PdxT, translating to MKIGVLDIQGGVEEHVNILKKIENIEVLKVKYPKDLNNIDGLIIPGGESTTISKLMKKYGFIEAIKNFSKNGKSIWGTCAGLILLSNKVDDEDGTLKLIDIDVSRNAFGSQINSFSCNKIVEKISSIPLELIFIRAPIIKNVGENVKVLIRLEDKIVAAKQNNILVTSFHPELTNQTLFHEYFINNFIKAKRS from the coding sequence ATAAAAATTGGTGTACTTGATATTCAAGGTGGCGTTGAAGAGCATGTTAATATATTAAAAAAAATAGAAAATATTGAAGTTTTAAAAGTAAAATATCCAAAAGACTTGAATAATATTGATGGACTTATAATTCCCGGTGGTGAAAGTACTACTATAAGTAAATTGATGAAAAAATATGGTTTTATAGAAGCGATCAAAAATTTTTCAAAAAATGGAAAAAGTATATGGGGAACTTGTGCAGGACTTATTTTACTTTCAAATAAAGTAGATGATGAAGATGGAACTTTAAAACTTATAGATATAGATGTCTCAAGAAATGCTTTTGGAAGTCAAATTAATTCTTTTTCTTGTAATAAAATTGTCGAAAAAATTTCATCAATACCTTTAGAATTAATTTTTATAAGAGCTCCAATAATAAAGAATGTGGGTGAAAATGTTAAAGTTTTGATTCGTTTAGAAGATAAAATAGTTGCTGCAAAACAAAATAATATTCTCGTGACTTCTTTTCATCCTGAATTGACAAATCAAACGTTATTTCACGAATACTTTATAAATAATTTCATAAAAGCGAAAAGATCTTAA